Below is a genomic region from Pleuronectes platessa chromosome 2, fPlePla1.1, whole genome shotgun sequence.
TAAAGGCACACAGGTTATTTAGGTCAACTTTTAATTACTGAACTAGAAACATTAGATCCtaaaatctgtgttttgtgtttttaatatatttcagAATCCTAAAACTTTCCGGTTATTTCCAGGCGCATGTGAAATTATTAAGTCAActagtggagtcgccctctgctggttgttcATGAGAACACAGGTATCAGGCACTtctgcattggcttcactttctggagtTTACGTCCATTTTTACTTAGAGTCAACCAACGAGCTCTCAATGTCTCTGCTTTTAACCTTTGACATCCTTTAAATGTACGTTATTGAATCAGCGCTGGTCCTGAATGCTTCTCTACCTGCTCCTTCAGCACAGCGACCgccggctcctcctcctgctcctgctccttccCTGGGTCTGAGGAGGCCCTGAGGAGGCCCCGGTGACTCGACCCCCCTCGCGTTTGTCTCAGCAGCGTTGAAAAGGCAGCGAAGACGTCCGCCCTCACGTTCTCCTCGCGCTCCTTGAAGCGGGCGAGCAGGGCCGGGCAGACGGAGGAgtagaaggagaggaggaggtcccGGCGCGAGCTGATCAGAGCCTCCAGACACTTGATGGAGGAGCGTCGCACCTTCCAGCTCATGTCGTCGTCGTCGCTGTACTCGTCGTCTGATTCTGGACGAAACCACGAGATCAAACAACATTCTTAATAATATCAATAACTAGAAAACTAGATCAATTATCTGAGACATCACACAaacataatacaaaaaaaatgtattctaatTTCAGCGCAACAAATGTTCAGTTTATCTTAAATAAAAGGAGAAAAACTCTGAACAAATGCATTATGGGTACTAATAACTGACATGTTGGCTGCAGTACGAGActggctcctgattggtcgagtgtgtgtgtgtgggtggctcCACTTCACGAAGGGAACAgaaaacagatgttttcacacaGACCTTCGTCCAGTCCGTCCTCGATGTCCATGCTGTCTTCCTCGTCCTGCTCATCATCGTCATAGTTGTAGttcgggtcaaaggtcatgaacTGAAGACAGAGCTTAGTCACTGTGGCAACGTGGGGGGACATCTCCTTTGGACACCTGGAGACCAGGGGACACGAGAGGGaaacaagggtgtgtgtgtgtgagtgtgtgtgtgtgtgtgtgtgtctgtcagtgtgtgtgtgtgtgtgtgtgtgtgtgtgtgtgtgtgtgtgtgtgtgtgtgtgtgtacctgcgtAGAAAGGCTTCGAAGGCCTGGAAACAATACTCTCTCAGCTCGTCATCCTCATCACCGGTGAATTTAACAACCATAGGGATCAGTTTCTCTAAATGTTCACctggagagcacacacacacacacacacacacacacacacacaatatccaGTGTATTTAGTTGATTTATGTATTTAAGTTTCCAGTGAACATGAGTATAACATGTTAAACACATGTTCTCTCTCACGCAGGAACACGTCTCACCGACTCGATGGCCGCCCTGGCGACTGATGGTTGCCAGGCACTGGATGTAGGTCCTGGTCACGGAGGTGGGCGGAGCCTTGTTCAGCTCCGTCAGCAGGTGTTCTGTGAGCTGGGAGAAGAGGGCGGGGCTGCAGCAGGGCACCAGGTGACCCAGAGCCAAGATGGAGCGCTTCCTGACCGCCATCCTGGGACTGGTCAACTGAGGACGGGTAACAGAGGAGTTACAGGAAGGGAggtggaaggagggagagagagatggatgacaaaataaaataaaataaattatggtTAACTGAGGAAAAAACGAAAGAAAAGTCACATAGAAGATCAGAAGAGTTTGATTATTACAAATATGAACACGTGGATTCCAGATCATGCTTGAAGTGGAAATATGTTAGATCATAAATTATTACAGGTGATGATGACGGTTTATTTCCCTTTAAGAATCAGTCAGACTCTTAATTACCTCTGTACCACTCAAATGTTATTATTGCTGTTATTAGTAAACCTTGTTCACATATTTTGAAGTGGCAGTCTGAGGGTTTCTAACCTGAGGGAGGAGGCTTGACAGGAGAGAGCTGTGAAAACTGACCAGAGCACCACTCAGCCtgaggaagaataaaaacacaactttctATTCACTCTGACACAGAAAActccaatatttatttattgttatgtttgaaggcaacagaagaagaaagaatgcAGAGGATTCACATTATATACACATCTTTCACTGAAGTGGTTTGTAAAGGAAATTGAGCAAGTAGAAAAAACGTTTGTACATAAATACAAAGACATGTTGTGATGTGCAGGCGACACAATGTGTAGAGTGACGACAAAAAACCCAGagcagtattttattttttgtttctaaTGGTTGAAAGTCTGACTGTGTCCCAATGAGATGCTCTGAATAATTAAAAAGACGGACTGAGGACATCCGGCTGTTCCCGTGGACAAAGTGTTTAATCGTTACCTTCCCAACATGTCCGACAGGATGTCCAGAGCCTCGAGCTGAACCGACACGTCTTCCTGTTTCCCCATGGCCCCGATCAGCTGGGAGGTGATCTTCTTACAAACACTGGTCGTCAGAGTCaaacctggaaacacacacaacaacaagcagGAGATTAAAAAAGTTAAGTGATGGATGAAATGTAGGTTTTTGAATTGAATCAGCCCGATGGAGGCCTGAGAGGACTGTGATTGGTCGGTTTGAGTCCTCACCTGATGATGACAGCGGCAGCTCGGCGATCACCGTCTTCAGTCCCATGCTGGAAATGTCTCTGAGCTGCTCCTTGTCCGACAACATGTTGGAACACAGAGTGTCCACCATCGTCTCCACCTGAGACTCCTTCACTTTACTCACCAGAGGGGCCAGGCTGAAAATCAAACGCACCTGTAATGAACTTCATTTATCACTTGTTGGAAACGAAAATAAAGCATTTGAGTCACAATaaatttaaatcagtttttaccATTTCACTGCCAGGTTCTGCACCTCTCCGTTCTTGTCCTCCAGCAGTTTGAGCAGCATCGTCACCACCTTCCTCTCGCTGTCCTCGTCCAGCTTGATGCTGTCCTTCTGCAGCTCCAGCATCAGGTCGTTAGTGGCCAtgaacctggacacacacacacacacacacacacacacacacacacacacacacacacacacacacagggattgaTGAGTTGAGACTAAACAGATTTCCCATctgaaaaattacatttatgtTAACGTGGCtgattttatgttatttttacgATTAAACGTCCgactgcacaaacacaagtgTTAAAAGGAAACAATCaggataatgatgataataaaaacaataactttatttatacagcacctttTCTAAACAAGGCTCCAAAGTGCTTCACCAAATACATGGTAAAATAGatacataaaaacaataaaggtCAATCTGATATGGCAGTGTTATGAAAGATGTGGCCACTCAGCAGATCAGACATTCAGAAACTCAACTTACTGTCGCGGGCAACAGAGTTAAAAACTGTCCCCTTTAAGAAACTACATACAATTTTGTTGCAAGTAAAAGTATGAGTAAAAGTACCACAACACAGTACAATATCAAATCACGTGCCTTTTAAGTAAAGATAGGTTTTGATCAGTGATTTAAAGTTATAGTGAGAAACAATGTCAGGTGATCAGACTGTGGCATGAAAAtactaataattaataatggAATGAATGAAACAGTTGCAAATTGAATTTCCTTaccaaaaatatacattttaaattaaggaaatgtgttttttggtggtgaaatgacagaaacacaaatgGGTGTCAAATAATCTGCAGAATAATAGATTATAAAACGAATTCATTAGTTGCATCATGGAATCAACAGAGATCAAATAGAATTGAAGTGAGatatagaaacaaaacaaaaattctgaatgttttctttgtaataaaaatgacagaaacataaagtaatacaaaaataaataaaggaaaaagtaAATATGAGTTATTTGTAGTAAAATGACAACAGGAGTGATGACAGGAGTCAGGAGTAAAAAGTGTCATCtcactgtcagacacacacacacacacacacactcagacacacacacactcactctcagtGTCTTACCTAAAGTCTTTGTCAGTTGACGTCATTTTCTCCAACAGGTTGGAGACGTGATAAGAAACATTCGACATCTTCaaagtttttctgttttataataataaataaaactaaatcaaagtGCAGCAACAGATTCAAGCTGACAACATGGCGACCGAGTGGAGGGTTCAGGGGCAGGGGACAGAGGATCAGTGCCCGGGGAGAGGAACCTGATACCGGGAGAGCCCAGACGAAAATAGACGGATAGGGAGGTTCGGGTCAATAGCGCCACCGTGTGGACGTAAAAAGGGAGTGGAGGTCTAGAATCAAGGTTCAAAAGGGTCAAATCAGCTGAGatcaggtttttatttccacacaaaatctaaattgaCATTAATATTCCACAAACTGCTCaaataagaataaaacaatgtaaaatatTTAGAGAAAAATGTGCaaccaacaataaaaacaattattatgGGATGAGATTTAATGTTATCCTCCTTGCTTAATATTAAGGACAATTTATACACCGACAATAGTAATAAGTAgttatgttgttatttattgGAAGTGTGGTGCCTCTTTGATTAAtttagtaaaaatataaataataataacaataataaacaaattgaATGAATATATACCACAtctcaaaaagaaaaagtttaacattgaaaccgttttatttgattttttctaagctaaaataaaagttttggcAGGTGGGAACCTTTGTTCGtcgtgtctcgtttcctccggTGGAATGAGTCGTGGGACCGGTATCTGCACTTGTTGCCACGTCGGACTCACCGGGCGGTGAAGCTCAGTTCGTTTCGTTCAGGAGTCAAAACATTGTTCGGTGTTTCCTGCGCAGACATGGTGAGTGTACCACCTTGGATTCGAACTAACAACCGCTCGACGTCTCCCGCGGACGTAAGACGGAAGCTAGCCTGCTGGCGGACATGCTAACCGCGGAGAGCTAACAACCAGAGTTGCACTGTaatctcctgtgtttgtttaatccTGATGTGTGGGTCTcatcctgatgtgtgtgtttgtgtttttccaggttTCTGTCATCAACACGGTGGACACGTCGCACGAGGACATGATCGTAAGTTGTGTTTCCGGGGGTtgaagctaacgttagcttgttGCTACATGGACAGGTTTCATTAGGTGCACGTAGATGCTAACAGTCAAAGCAGCACAGAGGTGTTGTAACAAGTGTTCACGTTGCTTGTTTGTCATTTCACATCAGGACGAAATGAGCTGATTGATTTTGTTCATTTGTTATTAAAACAGTTGAGCTAACGATTAgctaccttttcaaaataaaagtccaatTATTGTGTGTAGTCTTTCTATGAGATTTGATGCTTTTATTCTCTGTAACTGTCCCGTTTTTGTGTAGATATGAACTGATCACATCCGTCTGAGTCTCCACAGacacaaattacatttattagAACAAATATTTAATAGATAATCTTTGAATTGATCAGGATTGAAGTGAAATCACGAGTTGCCACTGAAATGTGAATGAGTTGATATTTAAGTCGTCTCTTGTGTTTGTGggataaacaaatacataattGTTCCTTTTATTATAAACGTTTATTAGTCTTGTTTCTTCAGAATGAGTTCCAGTGTTGACGTCTGCTTGTGTTCAGGAATAACAATGAATCAAACAAATCACAACCTTGATCCTGTTCATGTTACTTATGATGATGTCAGTGTTGCTGTCCATATAAAAGtacttatttattattacttactTAAAGTACTAATTTATACGATTGATAATTGATGTGTTTATTATGACACTTCATTAAGTGATGATGAGAACTATAAGCTGAACCTGCAGCTTGCTTGAGTTAAATGAGCCTAAAGAGAGTAAATGTGGTTCTTAGCTTCCTCAGGACGAGACTGACATCACTTTAGAGGAATCATCATGTTGCTAGATGTGAAACTCAGTGGCCACTGAACACAATGAGTCAAACATCAGctcatttgtttctctgtgtttcagcaCGATGCCCAGATGGATTACTACGGCACGCGACTGGCCACCTGCTCGTCTGATCGCACCGTGAAGATCTTCGATGTCAGAAACGGAGGTCAGATACTGGTGGCAGACCTCAGAGGGTAAGAAACCCAAGTTTGACAACTGATCTGGGAAACTACATCTGAAAATGTCCCATTTTATAATTGAACTAATTTACACTACAATTGTTCTTGAATCTGTTAAACTGGATCCACGTGTAAGATGTTCTGTGATGTAGATTAAACATCATAAGTTTCACTTGGAGGATTTTGAACTGAGTTGTGTacgtctctgtgtttctgttgcaGCCACGAGGGGCCCGTGTGGCAGGTGGCGTGGGCTCACCCGATGTTTGGCAACATCCTGGCGTCTTGTTCCTACGACCGCAAAGTCATCGTCTGGAAGGAGGAGAACGGAGCCTGGGACAAGATGTACGAATACACTGGACATGAGTCATCAGGTCAGTAGATCTCCGGGTGGAATAACATCGTGTCTCCTTCCCTTTGGTGTTTCGGTGCTCTTTTCCTATAGAGTTTAAACCTTGTTTCTTCTTGCTGATTTCCCCTGGAAAGCTGAAGGTTTTCATTCAGTTTATCTTTCACTTCTCTTGTGTTTCCTCCCTTTGGAAACAGACACTCTGGGATTTTGTCAGTAACATAGTGTCACTCGTCAACTTCTAACCGTTGTGTCGTTCTCTTGAGACCTTTGTCCTCTTCTTAACTCcacttgtgtgtctgcagtgaacTCTGTCTGCTGGGGTCCCTATGAGTTCGGTCTTATCTTGGCCTGCGGCAGCTCAGACGGAGCCATTTCCCTCCTCACATTTACTGGAGATCAGCAGTGGGATGTCAAGAAGATCAGCAACGCACACACTGTGAGTCTGACACACACTTTTAAGAAACGCCcaactttaatttaatcaatgcatgtaatgaaatgtagtgttaaatgtttaaattctCTAGATATGCTGTATATCATTGCTCCGCTCCTTGTTTCTGATTTATCTGCACTCTATTTTCCTATCCCATTTGCTTTGACGTGTCTTTATGAACTGGTTTGTAATCCTCCCACAGATCGGCTGTAACGCAGTGAGCTGGGCTCCTGCTGTGGTTCCAGGCAGCCTCATCGATCAGCCGTCAGGACAGAAACCAAACTACGTCAAACGCTTTGTCTCCGGAGGCTGCGACAACCTGGTCAAACTCTGGAAGTATGTTTGTGTTCAGGGAACTGTTCAAGACACATGTTTTTAGTGACTTGAGACAATAAAAGTCCTACTGGTTCAtacattcaaatgttttatatagccaagttgcattatgggtaatGTAGGCACCAGCTTCAGACAAGGATGAAAAGGACACTGAAGCGATTTGAGTTGTCTTTGTGAGGGTTGAATGTATTTTAAGTTAATTTTAA
It encodes:
- the sec13 gene encoding protein SEC13 homolog, which encodes MVSVINTVDTSHEDMIHDAQMDYYGTRLATCSSDRTVKIFDVRNGGQILVADLRGHEGPVWQVAWAHPMFGNILASCSYDRKVIVWKEENGAWDKMYEYTGHESSVNSVCWGPYEFGLILACGSSDGAISLLTFTGDQQWDVKKISNAHTIGCNAVSWAPAVVPGSLIDQPSGQKPNYVKRFVSGGCDNLVKLWKEEDGQWKEDQKLEAHSDWVRDVGWAPSIGLPTSTIASCSQDGRVFIWTCDDPAGNTWTTKLLHKFNDVVWHVSWSITGNILAVSGGDNKVTLWKESMDGQWACISDVSKGQGAVSTITDTQQNEQ